The following proteins are co-located in the Pontiella desulfatans genome:
- a CDS encoding alpha-L-fucosidase: MADPIPDQNNIKLVEDKGAGEQRLGIEKLQEFEQWKYGMFIHWGMSTFDGLELSACEPIETYAPTDLNVDEWISVARDAGMQYAVLTTKHVAGHALWPSAYGDYSVKNSKVTTDVVGEYVTACRNKGIKVGFYYCAWDNTNLFGMPITRDWNQYGLGVTTTNDGYREFMWNQCDELIDTYDPDYFWVDMPKVLPLDKRTELYERITQRKPELFFAYNHSCQNGTTFDQTFAWPSDIMTLERNIPNAYNGHAKQDYFQWKEILGKNCYIPGETNDTIGREWFYEENDAVRSDKDLLGMYMATTGRGANFLLNCPPDQRGRMPQRWIDALMRLRKNIDLVGLD, from the coding sequence ATGGCAGACCCGATCCCCGATCAAAACAATATCAAGTTGGTTGAAGACAAGGGTGCCGGCGAACAACGCTTGGGCATTGAAAAGCTGCAGGAGTTCGAGCAGTGGAAATATGGCATGTTCATCCACTGGGGCATGTCGACCTTCGATGGCCTCGAGCTGAGTGCGTGCGAACCGATCGAAACGTATGCCCCGACCGACCTCAACGTGGACGAGTGGATTTCGGTGGCGCGCGATGCGGGGATGCAGTATGCCGTGCTGACCACCAAGCATGTGGCCGGCCACGCCCTCTGGCCGAGTGCCTATGGCGACTACTCGGTGAAGAACAGTAAGGTCACCACCGACGTGGTCGGCGAATATGTTACGGCCTGCCGCAACAAGGGTATCAAGGTCGGCTTTTACTATTGCGCATGGGACAACACCAACCTGTTCGGCATGCCGATCACCCGCGACTGGAACCAATATGGCCTCGGCGTAACCACCACCAACGACGGCTACCGCGAGTTCATGTGGAACCAGTGCGATGAGCTGATCGATACCTATGATCCGGATTATTTCTGGGTCGACATGCCCAAGGTGCTGCCGCTCGACAAGCGTACCGAACTCTACGAACGCATCACCCAGCGCAAGCCGGAACTCTTTTTCGCCTACAACCATTCCTGCCAGAACGGCACAACATTTGACCAAACGTTTGCCTGGCCTTCGGACATCATGACGTTGGAACGCAACATCCCAAATGCCTACAACGGCCACGCGAAGCAGGACTATTTCCAATGGAAGGAAATCCTCGGCAAGAACTGCTACATCCCGGGCGAAACCAACGATACCATCGGCCGCGAATGGTTCTATGAAGAGAACGATGCCGTCCGCTCCGACAAGGATCTGCTGGGCATGTACATGGCCACCACCGGGCGCGGCGCCAACTTCCTGCTCAACTGCCCGCCCGACCAGCGCGGCCGCATGCCGCAGCGATGGATAGATGCCCTCATGCGCCTACGCAAAAACATCGACCTCGTTGGGCTGGATTGA
- a CDS encoding type II toxin-antitoxin system VapC family toxin, with protein MDAEYIETSVVSYYVARASRDVVVAGHQQATVEFWRRLGADFEPYVSALVIQEAGKGDAELAQKRLDAVSAFPIIETTPEAEEIAGKIHSRQRYSRSIPGRCLAHCRRGLGRHRVSRHMEL; from the coding sequence ATGGATGCCGAATATATAGAAACCTCGGTGGTAAGCTATTATGTTGCGCGGGCTAGCAGGGACGTTGTGGTCGCCGGGCATCAACAGGCCACGGTTGAGTTTTGGCGAAGGCTTGGTGCTGATTTTGAACCCTACGTTTCGGCTTTGGTTATTCAAGAAGCCGGCAAAGGAGATGCGGAGCTGGCGCAAAAACGACTCGATGCAGTTTCCGCTTTTCCGATAATTGAAACAACGCCGGAGGCAGAGGAAATTGCCGGAAAAATTCATTCAAGGCAAAGGTATTCCCGAAGCATACCCGGAAGATGCCTTGCACATTGCCGTCGCGGCCTTGGCAGGCATCGAGTTTCTCGCCACATGGAACTTTAG
- a CDS encoding LamG domain-containing protein, which translates to MNKSLSSLWKIPILGTFALTAWGEPPPAPEGFRWEVNQDYTDEFDGNALDSEKWHDHHPRWRGRPPARFMPENVSVGGGYLRQTNGMLDEPISERGQEFTIGGAAVVSRKIGAFYGYYECRLKASNISMSSTFWMSNRGHHYEGIGNVSQELDILETVGGSKKNPRFATHMNSNTHVWHNRESRAKGNKAALPGKSYEDFNVYGAWWVDANRVRFYLNNEFVGEVEFDTSLIPHPFEHPMHINMVTETYDWETPPTPEEVNDPSRNTTLIDWIRAYTLVPSDGSLPEWRLAKLRTDFREWKSANGESSTTAKLVRAKFNYVELEKKNGNQIKVLTKLLSKEDRDLIAQVLQSE; encoded by the coding sequence ATGAATAAATCGCTTTCCAGTCTCTGGAAAATCCCAATCCTCGGAACCTTTGCCCTAACCGCATGGGGCGAACCGCCGCCTGCGCCGGAAGGGTTCCGGTGGGAGGTTAACCAGGATTATACCGACGAGTTTGACGGAAACGCGCTCGATTCCGAAAAGTGGCACGACCACCATCCGCGCTGGCGCGGCAGGCCCCCCGCCCGCTTCATGCCTGAAAATGTTTCCGTCGGCGGTGGATACCTGCGCCAGACCAACGGCATGCTCGACGAACCGATCTCCGAACGCGGCCAGGAATTCACCATCGGTGGCGCGGCGGTCGTTTCCAGGAAGATCGGCGCATTCTACGGCTACTATGAATGCCGTCTGAAGGCCTCGAACATTTCGATGTCGTCCACCTTTTGGATGAGCAACCGCGGCCACCACTATGAAGGCATCGGCAATGTCTCGCAGGAGCTGGACATCCTCGAAACCGTCGGCGGCTCAAAAAAGAATCCACGCTTTGCCACCCACATGAATTCCAACACCCATGTCTGGCACAACCGTGAAAGCCGGGCAAAGGGCAACAAGGCAGCGTTACCCGGAAAATCATACGAGGACTTCAACGTCTACGGCGCCTGGTGGGTCGATGCCAACCGCGTCCGCTTCTATCTCAACAACGAATTCGTCGGCGAGGTGGAGTTCGACACCTCGCTCATCCCCCACCCCTTCGAGCACCCGATGCATATCAACATGGTAACCGAAACCTACGACTGGGAAACGCCGCCCACGCCGGAAGAGGTGAACGATCCTTCGCGCAACACCACGCTGATCGACTGGATCCGCGCCTACACGCTCGTCCCATCCGACGGCTCCCTCCCGGAGTGGCGGCTCGCCAAGCTCCGCACCGACTTCCGCGAATGGAAATCCGCGAACGGCGAAAGCTCCACCACGGCCAAGCTGGTCCGCGCCAAGTTCAACTATGTCGAGTTGGAAAAGAAAAACGGCAACCAGATCAAGGTACTGACCAAGCTCCTCTCCAAGGAAGACCGCGACCTGATTGCACAAGTGCTTCAGTCGGAGTAG
- a CDS encoding glycoside hydrolase family protein, with amino-acid sequence MKMNLTEPISSDFEKRLKPVGRILEDPDYNVWGCSPIWGDDGKVHVFYSRWKNEAHHQGWITCCEIAHAVADTPEGPFETVDVAVTGRGGDWWDAMTCHNPTIHKVGEKYVLFYMGTQDGTVYTKRVGMATSDSLSGPWKRSDKPLIEPDKDPDAWNSVCTTNPAFVQHPNGELWLYYKSWRATDWEKDLAGGLRVATSDVGRHTNRQYGLAKATSLEGPWEKVGDGPIIDLSHLGENAQSEDAYIWIEDGKFKMIMRDMGYWNHEYGLMFESDDGIHWGMPSVAFYAGRKYLPEPPNGLEREGRFERTQVLMKDGKPDYVFFAMVGGKYNTSSGAVLKVD; translated from the coding sequence ATGAAAATGAACCTAACCGAGCCGATTTCCTCGGATTTCGAGAAAAGACTGAAGCCCGTCGGGCGCATTTTGGAAGATCCGGACTACAATGTCTGGGGTTGCTCCCCCATTTGGGGCGACGACGGAAAAGTCCACGTCTTCTACTCGCGCTGGAAAAACGAGGCGCACCACCAGGGTTGGATCACCTGCTGCGAGATTGCCCACGCGGTGGCCGACACCCCCGAAGGCCCGTTCGAAACCGTCGATGTGGCCGTAACCGGGCGCGGCGGCGACTGGTGGGACGCGATGACCTGCCACAACCCGACCATCCACAAGGTGGGCGAAAAATATGTGCTCTTCTACATGGGCACCCAGGACGGCACCGTCTATACCAAGCGCGTTGGCATGGCCACTTCCGACTCGCTCAGCGGCCCGTGGAAACGTTCCGACAAGCCGCTCATCGAGCCGGACAAGGATCCGGACGCGTGGAACTCGGTCTGCACCACCAACCCGGCCTTCGTTCAGCACCCGAACGGCGAGCTGTGGCTCTACTATAAATCCTGGCGCGCCACCGACTGGGAAAAAGACCTCGCGGGCGGGCTGCGCGTTGCAACGTCCGACGTCGGTCGCCACACCAACCGCCAATATGGCCTTGCCAAGGCCACCAGCCTCGAAGGCCCGTGGGAAAAAGTCGGCGACGGCCCGATCATCGACCTCAGCCACCTCGGCGAAAATGCGCAGTCCGAAGATGCCTACATCTGGATCGAAGACGGCAAGTTCAAGATGATCATGCGCGACATGGGCTACTGGAACCACGAATACGGCCTGATGTTCGAGTCCGACGACGGCATCCACTGGGGCATGCCCTCCGTGGCGTTCTACGCCGGACGCAAATATCTGCCCGAGCCGCCCAACGGCCTCGAACGCGAAGGCCGCTTCGAGCGCACCCAGGTGCTGATGAAGGACGGCAAGCCGGACTATGTCTTCTTCGCCATGGTCGGCGGGAAATACAACACCTCCTCCGGCGCCGTCCTCAAGGTGGATTAA
- a CDS encoding GH36-type glycosyl hydrolase domain-containing protein: MNDNNTYRFDDEKRSIEIFRSDLPTPWINYLSNGRLHAFVSQAGGGFAWWKSPITYRMMHYRYQNVPMDGPGFYTYVREKDGTTWSPTFRPCETPLDDWKAEHHPGWSQFTGTKNGVTAKLKLFCAMDTDAICYDLEIINNSNEEKELDLFAYADLAQLEWTTDLFYGYYIQSQVTTFYDEELDAIIYRYQHTPQPFVEDVPLIWMAADRKMDSWSGDRDKFLGPYRYEQNPIGVERGDCGNDTIECGHPCAAGQVKLTLKPGESDRVVFTLGVAPGGLIKHKETLANIKTDLETFRSHDAIDGQFAKLTAWWDNHLNKFDCSIPNKDIERQIKTWSPIQTVHNGRYSRSTSWHAPGYRGFGYRDTATDMVGVAYRDPKWATDMCLYLLSQQFEDGHALHTCYPEDGPAMSRGASKHADDHLWMPMVVYAILAETGDYSLLDQEVPWLSPEDNWTTFGSDSVWTHLMRGVDFTENNLGEKGFPLTFDGDWNDIILRFSRAGKGESIFCGQQYVIILRQLLEIGAAAGKPQADLDRLRHCLDKMVLNLETHAWDGEYWRRGFTDEGDIVGTKEAEYGKIFINPQSWSVWAGVGTDAQNNSGMDNAIKYTATDFGLRLVYPGFKTYPHDPDPFTGYNPGCAENGAVFCQANGWVIIALSKLGRSEDAWKIFGDMVPHTALTKIGLERYEAEPYAYASNIIGPENKRHGWANVTQVTGTAAWMDLVGTQYLLGVRPTLNGLEIDPCIPADWKEYSVTREYRGATYKISVSNPDGVVKGIKEIKVNGQIIKGQVIDPTAVSGEAAVEVVMGA, encoded by the coding sequence ATGAACGATAACAACACCTACCGTTTCGATGACGAAAAGCGATCCATCGAGATTTTCCGCAGCGATCTGCCGACGCCGTGGATCAACTATCTCTCCAACGGGCGCCTGCACGCGTTCGTGTCGCAGGCGGGCGGCGGCTTTGCCTGGTGGAAGAGCCCGATCACCTACCGCATGATGCACTACCGCTACCAAAACGTGCCGATGGACGGCCCCGGATTCTACACCTATGTCCGCGAAAAGGACGGCACCACCTGGTCGCCGACCTTCCGTCCGTGCGAGACGCCGCTCGACGACTGGAAGGCCGAGCACCATCCGGGTTGGTCGCAGTTCACAGGCACCAAAAACGGCGTGACCGCCAAGCTCAAGCTGTTCTGTGCGATGGATACCGACGCCATCTGCTACGACCTCGAAATCATCAACAACTCGAATGAGGAAAAGGAACTCGATCTGTTTGCCTACGCCGACCTGGCGCAGCTTGAATGGACGACCGACCTGTTCTACGGCTACTACATCCAAAGCCAGGTCACCACCTTCTACGACGAAGAGCTCGATGCCATCATCTATCGTTACCAGCACACCCCGCAACCGTTCGTCGAGGACGTGCCGCTGATCTGGATGGCGGCCGACCGCAAGATGGATTCGTGGTCGGGCGACCGCGACAAATTCCTCGGCCCGTACCGCTATGAACAAAACCCCATCGGCGTCGAGCGCGGCGACTGCGGCAACGACACCATCGAGTGCGGCCACCCCTGCGCGGCGGGGCAGGTGAAGCTGACGCTCAAGCCGGGCGAGTCCGACCGCGTGGTTTTCACCCTCGGCGTTGCGCCGGGCGGGCTGATCAAGCACAAGGAGACGCTGGCGAACATCAAAACCGATCTCGAAACCTTCCGCAGCCACGATGCCATCGATGGCCAGTTCGCCAAGCTCACCGCATGGTGGGACAACCATTTGAACAAGTTCGACTGCTCCATTCCGAACAAGGATATCGAGCGGCAGATTAAAACGTGGAGCCCGATCCAGACCGTGCACAACGGCCGCTACTCGCGCTCCACCTCCTGGCATGCGCCGGGCTACCGCGGCTTCGGCTATCGCGACACCGCCACCGACATGGTCGGTGTCGCCTACCGCGATCCCAAGTGGGCGACCGACATGTGCCTCTACCTGCTTTCGCAGCAGTTCGAGGACGGCCACGCGCTGCACACCTGCTATCCGGAAGACGGCCCCGCGATGTCGCGCGGCGCGTCCAAGCATGCCGACGACCATCTCTGGATGCCGATGGTGGTCTACGCCATCCTGGCCGAGACGGGCGACTATTCGCTGCTCGACCAGGAGGTGCCATGGCTCTCGCCGGAAGACAATTGGACGACGTTCGGCTCCGACTCCGTCTGGACGCACCTGATGCGCGGCGTCGACTTCACCGAAAACAACCTTGGCGAAAAAGGCTTCCCACTCACCTTCGATGGCGATTGGAACGATATCATCCTGCGCTTTTCCCGCGCCGGAAAGGGCGAGTCGATCTTCTGCGGCCAGCAGTATGTCATCATCCTGCGCCAGCTGCTCGAAATCGGTGCGGCGGCGGGCAAGCCGCAGGCCGACCTCGACCGCCTGCGGCATTGCCTCGATAAGATGGTCCTCAATCTCGAAACCCATGCGTGGGACGGCGAATACTGGCGCCGCGGCTTCACCGACGAAGGCGACATTGTCGGAACGAAGGAAGCCGAATACGGCAAAATTTTCATCAACCCGCAGTCGTGGTCGGTCTGGGCGGGCGTCGGTACCGACGCACAGAACAACAGCGGCATGGACAACGCCATCAAGTATACCGCCACCGACTTCGGCCTGCGCCTGGTCTATCCGGGCTTCAAGACCTATCCGCACGATCCCGACCCGTTCACGGGCTACAACCCGGGCTGCGCGGAAAACGGCGCGGTCTTCTGCCAGGCGAACGGCTGGGTGATTATTGCGTTGTCGAAACTCGGCCGTTCGGAAGACGCCTGGAAAATCTTCGGCGACATGGTGCCGCATACGGCGCTCACGAAGATTGGGCTGGAGCGCTACGAAGCCGAGCCCTATGCCTATGCCTCCAACATTATCGGCCCGGAAAACAAGCGCCACGGCTGGGCGAATGTTACGCAGGTGACGGGGACCGCCGCCTGGATGGATCTGGTCGGCACGCAGTATCTGCTGGGCGTGCGCCCAACCCTCAACGGCCTCGAAATCGATCCGTGCATCCCGGCCGACTGGAAGGAATACAGCGTTACCCGCGAATACCGGGGCGCAACGTATAAAATTTCCGTGTCGAACCCTGATGGAGTCGTGAAAGGCATAAAAGAGATTAAAGTTAATGGACAAATCATTAAAGGGCAGGTTATTGACCCTACAGCCGTTTCGGGGGAAGCGGCCGTTGAAGTCGTGATGGGAGCATAG
- a CDS encoding glycoside hydrolase family protein: MDALMEETREEVVSDFCESLTGVGRILEDPDYNVWGCSPIYGPDGKVHVFYSRWLNEADHEGWLTCCEIAHAVADDPAGPYETVDVAVKGRGDDWWDAMTCHNPTIHKVGEKYVLFYMGTSDGTVYTKRVGMATSDSLYGPWERSPGPIIQTDPDPKAWNSMCTSNPAFVKVSDDELRLYYKSWSIADWEYDLEHGDGIRTNRQYGMTIAKSLDSPWVKQCEGGPIIDLRYIGKNAQCEDAYIWIEDGLFKMILRDMGYWNHEYGLYFESEDGIHWGDPQISFWNSHRYFDEPPNGLDREGRFERPQLLLRNGKPEYLFCAFRGGKYNTSSGAVLKVG, encoded by the coding sequence ATGGACGCGTTGATGGAAGAAACCAGGGAAGAGGTCGTTTCGGACTTCTGTGAAAGTTTAACGGGCGTTGGCCGCATCTTGGAAGATCCGGACTACAACGTCTGGGGCTGCTCCCCGATCTATGGCCCGGATGGCAAGGTGCATGTCTTTTATTCGCGCTGGCTCAACGAGGCCGACCACGAGGGGTGGCTCACCTGTTGCGAAATCGCCCATGCGGTGGCCGACGATCCGGCCGGCCCCTACGAAACCGTCGATGTGGCCGTGAAGGGCCGCGGCGACGACTGGTGGGATGCCATGACCTGCCACAACCCGACCATCCACAAGGTGGGCGAAAAGTATGTGCTTTTCTACATGGGCACGTCCGACGGCACCGTCTACACCAAGCGCGTCGGCATGGCCACCTCGGATTCGCTCTATGGCCCGTGGGAACGCTCGCCCGGGCCAATCATCCAGACCGACCCCGATCCCAAGGCCTGGAACTCCATGTGCACCTCCAACCCCGCCTTTGTGAAGGTGTCCGACGACGAGTTGCGGCTCTATTACAAAAGCTGGAGTATCGCCGACTGGGAATACGATCTGGAGCATGGCGACGGCATCCGCACCAACCGGCAGTATGGCATGACCATCGCCAAGTCGCTCGACAGCCCTTGGGTCAAGCAGTGCGAGGGGGGCCCCATCATCGATTTGCGCTATATCGGAAAAAACGCCCAGTGCGAAGATGCCTACATCTGGATCGAGGACGGCTTGTTCAAGATGATCCTGCGCGACATGGGCTACTGGAACCACGAATACGGCCTCTATTTCGAATCCGAGGACGGCATCCATTGGGGCGATCCGCAGATTTCCTTCTGGAATTCGCACCGCTATTTCGACGAGCCCCCCAACGGCCTCGACCGCGAGGGCCGCTTCGAGCGCCCGCAGCTGCTCCTGCGCAACGGCAAGCCCGAATATCTCTTCTGCGCCTTCCGTGGAGGGAAATACAACACCTCCTCCGGAGCGGTGCTGAAGGTCGGTTGA
- a CDS encoding type II toxin-antitoxin system HicA family toxin: MGYKVVRQKGSHVLFSNGIITFPVPNHSGKDISPGVERQLLKLLQMTKDDFLKLK, encoded by the coding sequence CTGGGTTATAAGGTTGTCCGGCAAAAAGGATCCCACGTTCTCTTCTCGAACGGAATCATCACATTCCCTGTTCCAAACCATTCCGGTAAAGATATATCACCGGGGGTGGAGCGGCAGCTCCTGAAGCTGCTGCAAATGACCAAAGACGATTTCCTCAAGCTGAAATGA
- a CDS encoding LacI family DNA-binding transcriptional regulator — MKKQITIRDIAEKTGFSFQTVSRVLNGKAHLHKAATVRKIEKVASEMGYVQNLFAKGMQSGKTYSVGLIIDPFVDSFTEEIFRGAHDELMKRNFLPILLMHNQDGQDEQLVQRLAERRVEGLIIRPYVERMDEVSAAVEQHQMPVVSVDYALTSEKKFDFVGTADEHGGQLAAEHLLELGHRRMACLFTDTESLQLRKRGFEYAVSRVEGTAMVGLEGWNFSDDEPNQRKIMELLQRADAPTAIFAGGDYMLPSIYKAVHALGITIPDDVSVVGFGDEEFSEYLIPPATTLHQDAYEIGVQAAQLVIDRIENKDRQVPVRQLRFEPHLLTRESTARPKD; from the coding sequence ATGAAAAAGCAGATAACCATTCGTGATATTGCCGAGAAGACCGGGTTCTCGTTCCAGACCGTGAGCCGGGTGCTGAACGGCAAGGCGCATCTCCACAAGGCGGCCACCGTCCGCAAGATCGAGAAGGTGGCCAGCGAGATGGGCTACGTTCAAAACCTCTTCGCCAAAGGGATGCAGAGCGGCAAGACCTATTCGGTGGGCCTGATCATCGATCCGTTCGTCGATAGCTTCACCGAGGAAATCTTCCGCGGGGCGCACGACGAACTGATGAAACGCAATTTCCTGCCGATCCTGCTGATGCACAACCAGGATGGCCAGGACGAACAGCTGGTGCAGCGCCTGGCCGAACGGCGCGTCGAGGGCTTGATCATCCGCCCCTATGTGGAGCGCATGGACGAGGTTTCCGCCGCCGTCGAGCAGCACCAGATGCCGGTGGTTTCGGTGGACTATGCCCTCACCAGTGAAAAGAAATTCGACTTTGTCGGCACGGCCGACGAACACGGCGGGCAGCTGGCCGCCGAGCATCTGCTGGAGCTGGGCCATCGGCGCATGGCCTGCCTGTTCACCGACACCGAGAGCCTTCAACTGCGCAAGCGTGGCTTTGAATATGCCGTCTCCCGGGTCGAGGGTACGGCCATGGTCGGGCTCGAAGGCTGGAACTTCTCCGACGATGAGCCCAACCAGCGCAAAATCATGGAGCTGCTTCAGCGCGCCGATGCGCCGACGGCGATTTTTGCGGGCGGCGACTACATGCTGCCCAGCATCTACAAGGCGGTGCATGCCTTGGGCATCACCATTCCGGACGATGTTTCCGTGGTCGGGTTCGGCGACGAGGAGTTTTCAGAATACCTGATTCCGCCCGCAACGACGCTGCACCAGGACGCCTACGAAATCGGCGTGCAGGCGGCGCAGCTCGTTATCGACCGCATAGAAAACAAGGACCGCCAGGTGCCCGTGCGCCAGTTGCGCTTCGAGCCGCATCTGCTGACGCGCGAGTCCACCGCTCGTCCAAAAGACTAG